In Sphaerodactylus townsendi isolate TG3544 linkage group LG13, MPM_Stown_v2.3, whole genome shotgun sequence, one DNA window encodes the following:
- the HRK gene encoding activator of apoptosis harakiri, which translates to MCPCSLPGRPPAACVCAATATSSSPATSSDGASPARARVSAAQQTAARLKAIGDELQARTAPRAARSRRASAAGTGLATSLALLAALAWLSRRGRA; encoded by the coding sequence ATGTGCCCCTGCTCCCTGCCCGGCCGCCCCCCGGCCGCCTGCGTCTGCGCCGCCACCGCCACCAGCAGCAGCCCGGCCACCAGCAGCGACGGCGCCAGCCCGGCCAGGGCGCGCGTCTCGGCGGCGCAGCAAACCGCGGCGCGCCTCAAGGCGATCGGCGATGAGCTGCAAGCCAGGACGGCGCCCCGGGCCGCGCGGAGCCGCCGGGCTTCCGCCGCCGGCACCGGCCTGGCCACCTCCTTGGCGCTCCTGGCCGCCTTGGCCTGGCTGAGCCGCAGGGGGCGCGCGTAG